The following coding sequences lie in one Metopolophium dirhodum isolate CAU chromosome 5, ASM1992520v1, whole genome shotgun sequence genomic window:
- the LOC132945511 gene encoding valacyclovir hydrolase-like has product MIVRPSVSTEPISTKIKVKGFEINYFQVGNGPQKLVILPGVLGQIGDFGPLTESLDGAKYTIYICDPPGYGLSRPPNRDFSPGFLYRDADSAIALMETLGIEKYSMLGWCNGGCTAMIAASRAADRVDKLVVWSCNAYVTAKDLEYYETTRDVHDWPEGRRISQFKAYGEKYVSDTWSGWIDAFRKILDEDDGDVCRDALAKIKAPTLILHGAKDVFVPIEHGVYLHENINRSTLEIFPEGKHILQLMYPEKFVSIVDNFLSSVQ; this is encoded by the exons ATGATCGTACGACCCTCAGTTTCGACAGAGCCG atttcaacgAAAATCAAAGTCAAAGGTTTCGAGATAAACTACTTTCAAGTTGGAAACGGACCACAGAAATTGGTAATACTTCCTGGAGTGCTGG GTCAAATTGGTGATTTTGGACCGCTGACGGAAAGCCTCGATGGTGCaaaatatacgatatacatatgtGATCCTCCAGGTTACGGTTTGAGTCGACCACCTAACAGAGATTTTTCACCGGGATTTTTGTACCGCGACGCCGATAGTGCCATTGCGCTTATGgag ACGTTGGGCATCGAAAAGTATTCGATGTTGGGCTGGTGCAACGGCGGGTGCACCGCGATGATCGCGGCGTCCAGGGCCGCAGATCGGGTCGACAAGCTGGTGGTGTGGAGCTGCAACGCTTACGTGACGGCCAAAGACCTTGAGTACTACGAGACGACGCGCGACGTGCACGACTGGCCCGAAGGGAGGAGAATTTCGCAATTCAAAGCGTACGGCGAGAAGTACGTGTCGGACACTTGGTCCGGGTGGATAGACGCGTTCCGGAAAATTCTCGACGAGGACGACGGTGACGTGTGCCGCGACGCACTGGCCAAGATAAAGGCGCCCACGCTAATTCTGCACGGAGCAAAGGATGTGTTCGTACCGATCGAGCATGGTGTATATCTTCACGAAAACATCAATCGGTCGAC ACTTGAAATATTTCCAGAAGGCAAGCATATCTTACAACTTATGTACCCTGAGAAGTTTGTTTCGATAGTGGATAACTTTCTTTCTTCTGTGCAGTAG
- the LOC132945299 gene encoding valacyclovir hydrolase-like — translation MVVRSSVSTEPISTKIKVKGFEINYFQVGNGPQKLIIFPGVLGQIGDFGPLTESLDGAKYTIYICDPPGYGMSRPPNRDFSPGFLYRDADSAIALMETLGIEKYSMLGWCNGGCTAMIAASRAADRVDKLVVWSCNAYVTAKDLEYYETTRDVHDWPEGRRISQFKAYGEKYVSDTWSGWIDAFRKILDEDDGDVCRDALAKIKAPTLILHGAKDVFVPIEHGVYLHENINRSTLEIFPEGKHILQRMYPEKFVSIVDNFLSSVQ, via the exons ATGGTCGTACGATCCTCAGTTTCGACAGAGCCG atttcaacaaaaataaaagtcaaAGGTTTCGAGATAAACTACTTTCAAGTTGGAAACGGACCAcagaaattgataatatttccTGGAGTGCTGG GTCAAATTGGTGATTTTGGACCGCTGACGGAAAGCCTCGATGGTGCaaaatatacgatatacatatgtGATCCTCCAGGTTACGGTATGAGTCGACCACCGAACAGAGATTTTTCACCGGGATTTTTGTACCGCGACGCCGATAGTGCCATTGCGCTTATGgag ACGTTGGGCATCGAAAAGTATTCGATGTTGGGCTGGTGCAACGGCGGGTGCACCGCGATGATCGCGGCGTCCAGGGCCGCAGATCGGGTCGACAAGCTGGTGGTGTGGAGCTGCAACGCTTACGTGACGGCCAAAGACCTTGAGTACTACGAGACGACGCGCGACGTGCACGACTGGCCCGAAGGGAGGAGAATTTCGCAATTCAAAGCGTACGGCGAGAAGTACGTGTCGGACACTTGGTCCGGGTGGATAGACGCGTTCCGGAAAATTCTCGACGAGGACGACGGTGACGTGTGCCGCGACGCACTGGCCAAGATAAAGGCACCCACGCTTATTCTGCACGGAGCAAAGGATGTGTTCGTACCGATCGAGCACGGTGTATATCTTCACGAAAACATCAATCGGTCGAC ACTTGAAATATTTCCAGAAGGCAAGCATATCTTACAACGTATGTACCCTGAGAAGTTTGTTTCGATAGTGGATAACTTTCTTTCTTCTGTGCAGTAG